TCGACGCCCATGCCAATCCACTGCGAACCCTGACCGGGGAATACGAGGACGGTCTTGCCCGCCGGCGAGGCGTGGCCGGTGATCACCGACCCGCCAGGCAGTCCCTCCGCGAGTTCGCCGAGCCCGGTGAGCAACTGGCCGCGGTCGTCACCGAGCACGACCGCACGGTGCTCGAACGTCGAGCGGCCCGCCAGCGACCAACCCACGTCGGCGATACTCAATTGCTCACGGCCGCCGACGAATTCGCTGAGGCGTCGCGCCTGCGCCTCCAGCGCTGCAGAGCTCTTGGCCGATAGCACCCACGGCACCACCGAAGGCTGCGGGTCCGCACTCTCGACCGCCTCGGCCGCCGGCGACTCCTCGATGATCACGTGAGCGTTGGTGCCGCTGATACCGAACGACGACACCGCGGCCCGGCGGGCGTGGCCGTTGGCGGACGCGCCCTTCCATGGCTGCGCTTCCGTTAGCAGCGACACCGAACCCGCCGTCCAATCCACGTGCGGGCTAGGCACATCCACGTGTAGGGACGCGGGCAGCGTCTCGTGCCGCATGGCCTGCACCATCTTGATCACGCCGGCGACACCGGCCGCGGCCTGGGTGTGACCCATGTTCGACTTGATCGAGCCCAGCCATAGCGGCTGGTCGGTCCGGTCCTGGCCGTAGGTCGCGAGCAGAGCCTGCGCTTCGATCGGATCGCCCAAAGTCGTTCCGGTGCCGTGGCCTTCGACCACATCCACCTCGCCCGGGGTCAATCCGGCATTGGCGAGCGCGGTGCGGACCACGCGCTGCTGCGACGGCCCGTTGGGCGCGGTCAGCCCGTTGGAGGCGCCGTCCTGGTTGACCGCGGTACCACGCACCACAGCGAGCACCCGGTGACCCAACCGCTGCGCGTCCGAAAGGCGTTCGACCACAAGCATTCCGCCACCCTCGGACCAGCCGACACCGTCGGCCGCACCCGAGAAGGGCTTGCAGCGGCCGTCCGGCGAAAGTCCGCGGTGCCTGCTGAATTCCACGAAAACCGTTGGAGTGGCGTTGACGGTCGCGCCGCCGGCCAGCGCCAGATCGCACTCCCCCGACCGCAGCGATTGCACCGCCATGTGCAGGGCCACCAACGACGACGAGCACGCGGTGTCCACCGAGACCGCCGGGCCCTCCAGGCCCAGCACGTACGCGACCCGGCCGGTCGCCACGCTGGACGTCATGCCGGTCAGTCGGTAGCCCTCGATCTCCTCGGCGAGCATGCCGTAGCCCTGCACGATGATCCCGGCGAACACTCCGGTCGCGCTGCCACGCAACGAGGTCGGGTCAATTCCGGCCCGCTCCAACGCCTCCCACGACAACTCGAGCAGCATGCGGTGCTGAGGATCGGTCGCCAGCGCCTCGCTGGGGGCCACGCCGAAGAAGCCGGCGTCGAAACCGGCGACGTCGTCGACGAATCCACCCGAGCGGGCGTAGCACTTGTGCGGGGCGTCGGGGTCGTCATCAAACAGGTCGGCCAGGTCCCAGCCGCGGTCGGTCGGGAATTCCGACATGACGTCACGCTTGTCGGCGACCATCTCCCACAGGCTGTCCGGCGAATCGACGCCGCCCGGAAAACGGCACGACATACCGACGATGGCGATCGGCTCACCCGAGCGCTCCAGCAGCGCACGGTTCTTGTTCTTCAGCCGCTCGACCTGAACCAGCGCCTTACGCAACGCCTCGGTTGCATGCTGAAGTTGGTCAGCCATGTCGTAACCCCTCGCCTAACGTCGGTCGTCGCTCAATCCGAGATGTGGCCCTGGATGAGGAGCAGAGTCACTGTCCGCGCGGATGGCGGCGTACCTGCTCGTCGGCCCGAGAACATCGTCGGGGGGCGCCGACTCGCCCACCCCGCCGATGGCTTGGCTCCGCAACTGTTTCCGGTGCCCAGCGACCCATGGCGAGACTGTACCCGGCACAAGTCAGCCGAGCCTAAACCCGGTCAGCGCCACCCGTCGGCGGCAGCGGCCGCTCGCATCAGGGCATCGCACAGCTCACGGAGTTCGGGAGTGCCGGCGCCTTCATCCAGCGCGGTGGCCACGTCCTCCGCCGCGCATCGCACCTGGTAGACGCGGTCGGAGAGGTCGGCGGCCTCGTCGGCCGACAGCACCACGGCATCAGCTGGCAGCGACGCGCCCTTCGTCCCGTTGATCGACGCGCGCTGCTCGTAGGCCCGCTGGCGGCATGACTGCCGGCAGTACTGACGGCGCCGGCCGAGCCCGCTGTCGGTGACGTCGCGGCCGCACCAGCGGCACGGCTGTGGGCGGGCGCGACGTGTCACGGGGCCGACTTTAGTCGGGGTGTAACCCGGATCCCGGTATCATGGAACGTCGGGTTGCCTGCAGGCCCGGGAACTACCCCGCTCGCCGCGACGTTGATCAAGGCGCTAACTGCTGAGAAGACATTAAGAGGAGTGCAGACCAATGGCTGATCGCGTCCTACGAGGCAGTCGCCTTGGAGCCGTAAGTTACGAGACCGACCGCAACCACGACCTGGCGCCGCGCCAGCTCGCGCGCTACCGCACCGACAACGGCGAAGAGTTCGAAGTGCCGTTCGCCGACGACGCCGAGATCCCCGGCACCTGGCTGTGCCGCAACGGCATGGAAGGCACCCTGATCGAGGGTGACGTGCCCGAGCCCAAGAAGGTCAAGCCGCCCCGCACCCACTGGGACATGCTGCTGGAGCGTCGCTCCGTCGACGAACTCGAAGAACTGCTCAAGGAGCGCCTCGAGCTGATCAAGACCCGCCGCCGCGGCAGCGGGAGCTAGATCAGAACAGGAAGTCGAACGTCGGCGGGATGAGGTTGTCCGCAGGGAAAGCTGCTCCGATGTCGAAGTAGTTCGGGTCGAACATCTGGGCCGCCAGGCTCGCCCACGGCGACACGTCGTAATCGCCGAACGGTGTCTGCAGCCACGCCCCAATCGCGTCGGACGACGACCCGGTGAGGTCGAGGTCGATCGAGCTGTAGCTGAAATCGCCGCCGAGGAGTTGTGTGGTGATCACGCCGCTGTCGATATTGGTGCCGTCGATTTCGGGCAGGAACAGCTGCTGCGCCGAGAAGCCATTGCCGATACCCGTGTAGCTCAGGGTGTCGATGATGTTGGCCTTGGACACATCCAGCACGCTGTCCTGGCCAAAGGCCTGTCCGTCGACGAGGACGTTGTCCTCGAAGAACTTCTGCGCGAACGGTTCCAGGTTGTCCGCGTTAAAGGTGACATCCTGCGTGCCGTAGGCGGTGTTACCGAACACACCGGCTGTCTGATAGGTGAAGTCGGCGGTATCAGGGGTCACCGCAATGCCGAACGGGTTCTCGGGGGGGTTGGAGAAGTCGAACAGTTGGCTCTCCAGGTAGGCCAGGCCGCCATAGTCTTGCCCGTTCTCGACGTGCGACACGTCGAGGATCCCACTCGGGGTCACCAAGAACGCGCCGACGGCGTGGTCGACGCCGTTGCTGTTCAGCGAGGTGAAACCGGGGCCGACCATGTCGATGTAGGCGTACCCGTAGCCACCGCCGAAGTCGTGGATGCCGATGACGCCGCTCTCGATGTTGGTGCCCTCGATCGCAGGCAGCAAGATCTGCTGCTGACTGCCGAGGCCGTCCTGCAGCTTGTTGATGATGTCGCCTTGCAGAGTCGCAGTGAAATCGTCCCCGATCGGCTGGCCGTTGACAGTTACGTACTGCTGAAAGAACTGCTCGACGGGCGCCGCAAGTGATCCCGCGTTGAAATCGATGGTCTGGTCATTGGCATAGGCGATGCTTTGGAGCGCATTGCCCGCCGTGTAGCTGAAGTCGGAGCCGGCGAGGGGGTCGAAGCTGAAACCAAACGGGTCGGGCACCGTGACGCCCTCTGCACCGACATCCGCGAAGGCAGTGCCAATGGACAACGACGTTGCTGCCGCGGCACCCCCAAGGACAACGGACGTGATCAGGCGCTTCATAACGGTCCTCCCCGATTTGCGGGCTGCAAGTACGCAACCCAGGCAAAAACTGAGATTACGGTATGAACTGATAAATTTCTATGAGAATCTCAGATGTCAGCCGACCGGCGTACGCCGTGTGCGCTGCATTCGCCCTTCTAAACCCCACTGGGCCACCTTCACTACGGCCTCGCGGATGTTGGAACCACTCATCTTCGAGACGCCCAACTCGCGTTCGGTGAACGTGATCGGCACCTCGGCGACGACGAACCCATTGGTGATCGTGCGCCAGGTCAGGTCGATTTGGAAGCAGTAGCCCTTGGAGTCGACGTGGTCGAGGTCGATCTTCTCCAGCACGTCGCGGCGGTACGCGCGGTAGCCGGCGGTGATGTCGTGGATGCCGATGCCCAGCGCCAGGCGCGCGTAGGTGTTGGCCGTCCAGGACAGCGCCCAGCGTCGCCACGGCCAGTTCTTCACGTCGCCGCCCTCGACGTAGCGCGAACCGATCACCAGGTCGGCGCCGCCGTCGATCGCAGCCAGCAACAGATGCAGCTGCTCGGGAGCGTGGCTGCCGTCGGCGTCCATCTCGACGAGCGTGGTGTAGCCGCGGCCGAGACCCCAGGCGAAGCCGGCCAGGTACGCCGCGCCCAACCCGTCCTTGACGGTCCGGTGCATCACGTGGATCACGCCCGGGTTGGCGGCCGACAGATCCTCGGCCAGCTTCCCGGTGCCGTCTGGGCTGTTGTCGTCGACGATGAGTAGGTGCACCTCGGGCAGGGCGGTGCGGAGTCGCTGGACGATCAGCGGCAGGTTCTCCCGCTCGTTGAACGTCGGGATGATCACCAGGGTGCGCTGGCTGGGGCGCTCGCCCGCAGCCCCGGGCACCGAATCACCGGTGGTCATAGGTCTCCTTCTGCTGGCCCTTGCCGGGAGGGATGAAGTTCGTCGCCGTCGTCGACCACTGCGTCGTCACCAACTGGGTCGTCGTCGGGATTGTCTGGCGCCGGGGCGCCTCTGTTTGCCAACTCGGACAGCCGTCGGTGGATATCCGCGAACCATCCATTGTGCAGTATCGCGGCGAACAGGACCGCCAGAGCGGCTACGACCAGAGCGCCCTGCACGATCGGACCCCACTTGGCGGCGGGCGTCATCGTCGTCTTGAGGCGAACCTGGTTGTCGAGATAACCGGGCGTGAAGAACCGTGTCCGGTGGAGTTCACGGCCATCCGGGGTGACGATGGCCGAGATTCCGACGTTGCTGGAGACTAGCGCGTAGCGGTCGAGTTCGACCGCGCGCAGCTTGGAAAACGCCAGCTGCTGCTCGCTCATCGTCTGGTTGAAGTTGGCGTTGTTGGCGGGCACCGCGAGCACCTGTGCGCCGTTGCGGACCGAATGCTGCAGCGCCCGGTCGAAGCTGACCTCCCAGCAGGTCGCGATGCCGATCGGAGTATTCCCGGCCCGCACGACACCGGTCCCCTTGCCGGGGACGATGTAGCCGGCCATATCGGCCATCGAGGACAGGTGCCGGAAGAAGCCCCGCCACGGCAGGTATTCGCCGAAGGGCTGGACGATCCGCTTGTCGTGGCGGTCGCCGGGCCCGGTTTTCGGATTCCAGACGATCACCGTGTTCGTCTGTGCCGGGTCCTCGATCGACCGGTTGGGCAGGTCGAGCACCGTGCCGACCAGGATCGGCGCGCCGATCGCCTCGACAGCGACCGAAATCTCTTGTGCCGCTTCGGGATTTGCTGTCGGGTCGATTTCCGAGGCGTCCTCCGGCCAGACGACGAAGTCGGGCTGCGGCGCGCGACCGGCCCGCACGTCGTCGGCCAGGTGGCGGGTCTCCCGTACGTCGTTGCCCAGCACCGCGAGCCGCTGGGCGTTGAACTCCAGCCCGAGCCTGGGCACGTTGCCCTGCACGATCGCCGCGGTGACGGTCGGCTCGTTGCCGGCGCCGGTGCCGGAATGGCGCACCTGCGGCCAGACCGCAGCGGCCAGAAAGAACATC
The sequence above is a segment of the Candidatus Mycobacterium wuenschmannii genome. Coding sequences within it:
- the lnt gene encoding apolipoprotein N-acyltransferase, with amino-acid sequence MPRGLRRSDRRIRPAENTDIIPPITDPIKDDEAVTGEIPAPVDAEVTGEIPPVADDDLPDDDIDDAATDLELPPGNDRGAELRAHAGRIGKYVWARLVLLAGALAAWLFRQTRIRVPQAGRWLRPRLTRLTATIVAGLLLCASYPRFNWWWAAILAFAVLAWVLTRPATTPFGGFGYGALFGVAFYLPLIRWISILVGGIPLLALVALCAAFPGLFGLAAVTARRLPGWPIWFALLWTAQEWLKCTIPFGGFPWGVVAAGQTSGPFLPLARLGGVPLLSLAIVLTGCAAAALVMETVTWWWAARRRHGSDQHSAADARIADAPPAVVLPALCICLMFFLAAAVWPQVRHSGTGAGNEPTVTAAIVQGNVPRLGLEFNAQRLAVLGNDVRETRHLADDVRAGRAPQPDFVVWPEDASEIDPTANPEAAQEISVAVEAIGAPILVGTVLDLPNRSIEDPAQTNTVIVWNPKTGPGDRHDKRIVQPFGEYLPWRGFFRHLSSMADMAGYIVPGKGTGVVRAGNTPIGIATCWEVSFDRALQHSVRNGAQVLAVPANNANFNQTMSEQQLAFSKLRAVELDRYALVSSNVGISAIVTPDGRELHRTRFFTPGYLDNQVRLKTTMTPAAKWGPIVQGALVVAALAVLFAAILHNGWFADIHRRLSELANRGAPAPDNPDDDPVGDDAVVDDGDELHPSRQGPAEGDL
- the rbpA gene encoding RNA polymerase-binding protein RbpA, which encodes MADRVLRGSRLGAVSYETDRNHDLAPRQLARYRTDNGEEFEVPFADDAEIPGTWLCRNGMEGTLIEGDVPEPKKVKPPRTHWDMLLERRSVDELEELLKERLELIKTRRRGSGS
- a CDS encoding polyprenol monophosphomannose synthase encodes the protein MTTGDSVPGAAGERPSQRTLVIIPTFNERENLPLIVQRLRTALPEVHLLIVDDNSPDGTGKLAEDLSAANPGVIHVMHRTVKDGLGAAYLAGFAWGLGRGYTTLVEMDADGSHAPEQLHLLLAAIDGGADLVIGSRYVEGGDVKNWPWRRWALSWTANTYARLALGIGIHDITAGYRAYRRDVLEKIDLDHVDSKGYCFQIDLTWRTITNGFVVAEVPITFTERELGVSKMSGSNIREAVVKVAQWGLEGRMQRTRRTPVG